The Pseudomonadota bacterium genome includes a region encoding these proteins:
- the grpE gene encoding nucleotide exchange factor GrpE, whose translation MTDKKKINISIDSDSSDEEMPDKNETENVTENDLKKPVSDPLEELGEKLKTAELEAKQSYERFLRVSADFENYKKRSSREMSEFRKYANESILSELLCVVDNLERAISSTPTDEKVNSCIVDGINMTLNEFKKVFENYGVKPIESLCKPFDPNFHQAMMQEESQEHPDNTVISEFQKGYTIHDRLLRPSMVVVSKEKTDTNK comes from the coding sequence ATGACTGACAAAAAGAAAATCAATATTTCTATTGACAGCGATAGTTCAGACGAAGAAATGCCTGATAAAAATGAAACGGAAAATGTTACAGAAAATGATTTAAAAAAACCAGTTTCTGATCCGCTGGAGGAACTGGGGGAAAAGCTTAAGACTGCCGAGCTTGAAGCAAAACAGTCATATGAACGTTTTTTAAGGGTTTCTGCCGATTTTGAAAACTATAAAAAACGGAGTTCGCGTGAAATGAGCGAATTTAGAAAATATGCCAATGAAAGCATTTTAAGCGAATTGCTATGTGTGGTAGATAATCTGGAACGGGCTATAAGTTCAACACCAACAGATGAGAAAGTAAACAGTTGCATTGTGGATGGAATTAACATGACACTAAATGAGTTTAAAAAGGTTTTTGAAAATTATGGAGTAAAACCCATAGAATCTTTGTGCAAACCTTTTGATCCAAATTTCCATCAGGCTATGATGCAGGAAGAAAGTCAGGAACATCCTGACAATACTGTAATATCTGAATTTCAGAAAGGATATACGATTCATGACAGGCTACTCAGGCCTTCCATGGTTGTAGTATCCAAAGAAAAAACCGATACTAATAAATAA
- the tilS gene encoding tRNA lysidine(34) synthetase TilS, which yields MLKSNNYDELIKSLYSLIDMVTDKIINDSGNCLIQKVKKTVSEYNMIQKKDCVLVGVSGGADSVTLIHMLNEIALLFSITLGIAHLNHSLRGNESDDDASFVISLSEKMHLPCFIEKKDVIKYKTENGLSVEEAGRQMRYAFFEDIATREGFNKIALGHTANDNAELVLMYMLRGSGPLGISGIPPVRGGLKNNLLIIRPLIKTLRSEIEEYISAKCLSHVVDQSNMDEKYLRNKIRHNLIPLLRHDYNPKIVETLNRLASIVRSENEWMETNLAADFNKLTLKEETNSIVFSVSGIKNLHQAAKKRIIRMAISKIKGNLRRITLAHIELLSAQLDSDSDKWSLDLPDRIRVSRIGERLAITKEKRPLRNISLKYADKEQVVYNYVVNKPECIIAKKEGFKIQFSEINDKYLENIFNSGPGIAFFDMDKICFPLVLRNYLQGDRFTPLGMSGSQKVARYLINKKIAAENRIKFPVLLSNNKIIWLAGHIIDDLVKVTPNTGKILKAELFLA from the coding sequence TTGCTAAAATCGAACAATTATGATGAACTTATAAAAAGTTTATATAGTTTGATAGATATGGTTACAGATAAAATTATAAATGATTCAGGCAACTGTTTAATACAGAAAGTAAAAAAGACTGTTTCCGAATACAATATGATTCAAAAAAAGGATTGTGTGCTTGTCGGGGTTTCCGGTGGCGCTGATTCTGTAACTCTGATTCATATGTTAAATGAAATTGCTTTGCTATTTTCAATAACGCTTGGCATAGCCCACCTAAATCATTCTCTTAGGGGAAATGAATCTGATGATGATGCAAGCTTTGTCATTTCTTTATCAGAAAAGATGCATCTTCCTTGTTTCATTGAAAAAAAGGATGTGATTAAATACAAGACAGAAAACGGGCTTTCAGTTGAAGAAGCCGGAAGGCAAATGCGGTATGCGTTTTTTGAAGATATTGCCACAAGAGAGGGTTTTAACAAAATTGCCCTGGGGCATACGGCAAATGATAATGCAGAACTTGTATTAATGTATATGTTGCGCGGAAGCGGTCCTTTGGGTATTTCGGGCATACCTCCTGTAAGGGGTGGTCTGAAAAATAATTTATTGATTATTCGACCTCTTATAAAAACACTTAGATCGGAAATTGAAGAGTATATTTCGGCCAAATGCCTTTCACATGTTGTTGATCAATCCAACATGGATGAAAAATATTTACGAAATAAAATCCGGCATAATCTTATTCCGCTTTTAAGGCATGATTATAATCCCAAAATAGTAGAAACTTTAAACAGACTTGCTTCAATAGTACGCTCTGAAAACGAATGGATGGAAACTAACCTTGCTGCTGATTTTAACAAATTAACCCTAAAGGAAGAAACAAACAGTATCGTATTTTCCGTTTCAGGCATAAAAAATCTTCATCAGGCTGCGAAAAAAAGAATAATCAGAATGGCAATTTCAAAAATAAAAGGCAATTTGAGACGTATTACCCTTGCACATATAGAGCTTTTGTCAGCCCAACTTGATAGCGATTCGGATAAATGGAGCCTTGACCTTCCGGATCGCATAAGAGTTTCAAGAATCGGAGAAAGGCTTGCTATCACAAAAGAAAAAAGACCGTTGCGCAATATTTCTCTCAAGTATGCCGATAAAGAACAGGTAGTTTATAATTATGTAGTCAATAAGCCCGAATGTATAATTGCCAAAAAGGAGGGCTTTAAAATACAATTTTCCGAGATAAATGATAAATATCTTGAAAATATTTTCAACTCAGGGCCGGGCATAGCTTTTTTTGATATGGACAAAATATGCTTTCCTTTAGTATTAAGAAATTATCTGCAAGGAGATCGTTTTACTCCCCTTGGGATGTCCGGCTCACAAAAAGTGGCAAGATATTTGATAAATAAAAAAATAGCGGCGGAAAACCGCATAAAATTTCCTGTGTTGCTTAGTAATAATAAAATTATCTGGCTGGCGGGACATATTATTGATGATTTAGTTAAAGTAACTCCAAATACCGGAAAAATACTTAAGGCGGAACTTTTTCTTGCCTAA
- the ftsH gene encoding ATP-dependent zinc metalloprotease FtsH, producing MNPFYKNLALWIVISLMVVMLFSLFNQRQIGENSLIYSKFIAMAENEQIREVTIQGQDLYVIDTNNNKYKVYAPLDSDLIKILREKGVSITAKPPADNPWYMSLLISWLPMIILIGVWIFFMRQMQSGGGKAMSFGKSRARLMSDTSEKVTFEDVAGIEEAKEELSEIVEFLKEPKKYTRLGGRIPKGVLLMGPPGTGKTLLARAIAGEAGVPFFSISGSDFVEMFVGVGASRVRDLFIQGKKNAPCIIFIDEIDAVGRHRGAGLGGGHDEREQTLNQLLVEMDGFESNEGVILISATNRPDVLDPALLRPGRFDRQVVVSLPDIKGREKILQVHMKKSPIAPDVTPIILAKGTPGFSGADLENLVNEAALYAAKRNKDKVEMIDFEDAKDKVYMGLERKSKVIKDEDKKTTAYHEGGHAIVARLLPDTDQINKITIIPRGRAAGATWFLPEERDFKYKDQLESQLAIAFGGRAAEEIVFGRLSTGASNDIKQATEIAQLMVRAWGMSDEIGPLSYAKNEEQIFLGREISQHRDYSEETARRIDAEISKLIKTSYSTAKQILNDHMDILHKLAEILIEKETVMGKELDELIISMKPGVILSSYDSDEDSNKPPDA from the coding sequence TTGAATCCATTTTATAAGAACCTGGCTTTATGGATAGTCATTTCTCTAATGGTTGTTATGTTGTTCAGCCTTTTCAATCAACGCCAGATTGGGGAAAACAGCTTAATTTATTCCAAATTTATTGCTATGGCTGAAAATGAACAAATCAGGGAAGTTACTATACAGGGCCAGGATCTTTATGTTATTGATACAAATAATAATAAATATAAGGTTTATGCTCCACTTGATAGTGACCTTATTAAAATTTTAAGGGAAAAAGGCGTGTCAATAACAGCCAAACCTCCTGCCGATAATCCCTGGTATATGTCTCTTCTAATTTCCTGGCTCCCGATGATAATTCTTATCGGAGTATGGATATTCTTCATGCGTCAAATGCAGTCCGGTGGTGGAAAAGCCATGTCTTTCGGCAAAAGCCGAGCACGACTTATGTCTGATACATCAGAAAAAGTTACCTTCGAGGATGTTGCCGGGATAGAAGAAGCAAAAGAAGAGCTTAGTGAAATAGTGGAATTTTTAAAGGAACCAAAAAAATATACCCGCCTTGGTGGTCGTATACCAAAAGGCGTGCTTCTTATGGGCCCTCCGGGTACAGGCAAAACACTTCTTGCGCGTGCTATTGCAGGAGAAGCAGGAGTTCCTTTTTTCAGCATAAGTGGTTCTGATTTTGTGGAAATGTTTGTAGGTGTCGGCGCCTCCCGTGTAAGAGATCTATTTATCCAGGGGAAAAAAAATGCACCGTGCATAATATTTATAGATGAAATAGATGCTGTGGGCAGACACCGCGGAGCAGGTCTTGGAGGAGGTCATGATGAAAGAGAACAAACCTTAAACCAGCTTCTTGTTGAGATGGATGGTTTTGAATCCAATGAAGGTGTTATCCTTATTTCTGCTACAAACCGTCCTGATGTTCTTGACCCGGCGCTTTTAAGGCCCGGCCGTTTCGACCGTCAGGTTGTAGTATCTTTGCCTGATATAAAGGGCCGTGAAAAAATACTTCAGGTACATATGAAAAAATCTCCTATTGCACCCGATGTAACTCCGATTATTCTTGCAAAGGGAACTCCCGGATTTTCCGGGGCAGATCTTGAAAATCTTGTTAATGAAGCGGCTTTGTATGCTGCAAAAAGAAACAAAGATAAAGTCGAAATGATTGACTTTGAAGATGCCAAAGACAAAGTTTATATGGGGCTTGAGAGAAAGTCCAAGGTCATAAAAGATGAGGACAAAAAAACTACGGCATATCACGAAGGTGGCCATGCAATTGTGGCCCGACTCCTGCCAGACACTGATCAGATAAACAAGATAACAATAATACCCAGAGGACGTGCTGCAGGCGCAACCTGGTTTCTTCCCGAAGAAAGAGATTTTAAATATAAAGACCAACTTGAAAGCCAGCTTGCTATTGCTTTCGGAGGGCGAGCAGCAGAAGAGATTGTTTTCGGCCGATTAAGCACAGGTGCATCAAATGATATAAAGCAGGCAACCGAAATCGCACAACTGATGGTTCGTGCATGGGGAATGAGCGATGAAATAGGCCCACTCTCTTATGCAAAAAATGAAGAGCAAATATTTCTCGGACGTGAAATTTCCCAGCACAGAGATTATTCGGAGGAAACTGCAAGAAGAATTGATGCAGAAATAAGCAAACTTATAAAAACATCATATTCAACAGCGAAACAAATCCTTAATGATCATATGGATATTCTGCACAAGCTTGCTGAAATACTGATTGAAAAAGAAACGGTTATGGGAAAGGAACTGGATGAGCTTATTATTTCCATGAAACCGGGTGTTATTCTGTCTTCCTATGATTCAGATGAAGATAGTAACAAACCGCCTGATGCATAA
- the folP gene encoding dihydropteroate synthase, translating into MASYNIAWGSHRLTLGNTTRIMGIVNITPDSFSDGGLFFNPASAIAHGEKLAQQGADILDIGGESSRPFSEPVLEEEEIRRVIPVIEKLAKRISIPISIDTTKAIVAKHAIDAGASIINDISALHSDEKIAEVAAKYGVPLILMHMKGTPENMQLSPHYDNLFGEIKNYLKDAAEKAVNCGVDKSKIIIDPGIGFGKTIEHNLLLIKNLSELTELDFPILIGVSRKAFIRNILKNKTKNELKPQDPAVETGTQAAIAVAVLAGANIVRVHDVANTVSTVRIIDAIKKD; encoded by the coding sequence ATGGCATCTTATAATATAGCCTGGGGCTCACACAGACTTACTCTGGGAAATACCACCCGTATAATGGGCATAGTAAATATTACTCCGGATTCTTTTTCGGACGGCGGATTATTTTTCAACCCTGCTTCAGCGATTGCTCATGGAGAAAAGCTTGCCCAACAAGGTGCCGATATTCTTGATATAGGCGGTGAATCCTCGCGTCCCTTCTCAGAACCTGTTTTGGAAGAAGAAGAAATCAGACGGGTTATTCCGGTTATAGAAAAGCTTGCAAAACGCATTTCTATTCCTATTTCAATTGATACTACCAAAGCTATTGTTGCCAAGCATGCTATTGATGCGGGCGCGAGCATTATAAATGACATAAGCGCATTGCATTCCGATGAAAAAATCGCCGAAGTTGCAGCAAAATATGGTGTTCCTCTCATTCTGATGCATATGAAAGGAACACCTGAAAACATGCAGCTTTCCCCTCATTATGATAATCTTTTTGGAGAAATTAAAAATTATCTTAAAGATGCGGCAGAAAAAGCAGTAAATTGCGGAGTAGATAAATCAAAGATTATTATTGATCCGGGAATCGGGTTTGGCAAAACAATTGAACATAATCTTCTGCTTATAAAAAATCTGAGCGAATTAACAGAACTTGATTTTCCGATTCTTATAGGAGTTTCCCGAAAAGCTTTTATAAGAAACATTCTTAAAAACAAGACAAAGAATGAATTAAAGCCCCAAGATCCTGCTGTTGAGACCGGCACACAGGCAGCCATAGCTGTAGCTGTTCTTGCTGGAGCGAATATAGTCAGAGTACATGATGTTGCAAACACCGTTTCAACCGTAAGAATTATTGACGCAATAAAAAAGGACTAA
- a CDS encoding type III pantothenate kinase — MLLVIDVGNTNIVMGIYDGDKLLRNWRIRTEHNTTEDEFNVLANGLFTTGGINSADIEKTIISSVVPPLVIILDSFCRKYLGHEPHWVDAKSYPDMPIISGNPSEVGADRIVNAVGAYEKYKTSLIIIDFGTATTFDAISEKGEYLGGSISPGIMIAAEALFQKASKLPRVEIFVPPDKAIGTDTASCMKSGIIFGYAGLIDGMVTRMKSEMGTNPKVIATGGLARLMFNVATTIEVVEPGLTLEGLRIISMRL, encoded by the coding sequence ATGTTACTTGTGATCGATGTCGGGAATACAAACATTGTCATGGGAATTTATGACGGCGATAAACTTTTGAGGAACTGGCGTATCCGCACAGAACATAATACCACTGAAGATGAGTTTAATGTGCTTGCAAATGGCCTTTTTACAACAGGCGGTATAAATTCGGCAGATATCGAAAAAACAATAATATCATCTGTTGTTCCGCCTCTTGTAATAATTTTGGATTCTTTCTGCCGCAAGTATCTCGGCCATGAACCTCATTGGGTGGATGCCAAATCTTACCCCGACATGCCGATTATTAGTGGCAATCCTTCCGAAGTCGGAGCCGATAGAATAGTAAATGCCGTTGGCGCATATGAAAAATATAAAACCAGCTTGATTATTATTGATTTTGGAACAGCCACAACCTTTGATGCAATATCTGAAAAAGGGGAATACCTTGGAGGATCAATCAGCCCGGGAATAATGATAGCAGCGGAAGCGCTTTTCCAAAAAGCCTCCAAACTGCCAAGGGTTGAAATATTTGTTCCTCCGGATAAAGCTATAGGCACAGATACCGCCAGCTGTATGAAATCAGGAATCATTTTCGGCTATGCAGGACTTATTGACGGTATGGTTACAAGAATGAAATCCGAAATGGGCACAAATCCAAAGGTAATTGCTACAGGAGGTCTTGCACGGCTGATGTTTAATGTAGCAACAACTATTGAAGTCGTTGAACCCGGCCTTACGCTGGAAGGATTAAGGATAATAAGTATGAGGCTCTGA
- a CDS encoding MBL fold metallo-hydrolase gives MTELDLNYKITKFNENLFLITLPPVATGFENFIGTWLYKGDITFVVDVGSSSTAQALIDALDEVGITYLDYIFLTHIHVDHAGAAAEIADRFAGTPIICHKDGIPHLADPERLWKGTIKTLGNIATAYGPISPVPIDRLVGAQEFKHDSIIPVITPGHAIHHVSYIYKDYLFAGEAGGVYYSLPSGSFCMRPATPPKFFYELSYKSIDDLISRNPSKICYGHLSLEENAVNMLKQHQDQLGLWKKVITGEVEKSVDGDLISRCAEALLRKDPFLSGYFDMDDAVKEREMIFLTNSIKGFIGYIKDKKL, from the coding sequence ATGACTGAATTGGATTTAAATTATAAAATTACAAAATTTAACGAAAATTTATTTTTAATAACACTTCCACCTGTTGCGACAGGTTTTGAAAATTTTATTGGGACATGGCTTTATAAAGGAGATATAACTTTTGTAGTTGATGTCGGGTCATCTTCAACAGCACAGGCCCTGATAGATGCCTTGGATGAAGTTGGAATAACATATCTTGATTATATATTCTTAACACATATTCATGTAGATCATGCAGGTGCAGCAGCAGAAATAGCCGATCGTTTTGCCGGTACTCCCATTATTTGCCATAAGGATGGAATACCGCATCTTGCTGATCCTGAAAGATTATGGAAAGGCACGATAAAGACTCTTGGGAACATTGCCACAGCATACGGTCCGATTAGCCCGGTACCTATTGACCGCCTTGTTGGTGCGCAAGAATTTAAACATGATTCAATTATTCCGGTTATAACTCCGGGACATGCCATCCACCATGTAAGTTATATATACAAAGATTATCTCTTTGCCGGAGAAGCCGGAGGAGTATATTATTCCCTGCCTTCAGGCAGCTTTTGTATGCGTCCGGCGACACCCCCCAAATTTTTTTATGAACTTTCTTATAAGAGTATTGACGATCTTATATCAAGGAACCCATCTAAGATTTGTTACGGACATCTTAGTTTAGAAGAAAATGCTGTAAATATGCTGAAACAGCATCAGGATCAGCTTGGTTTATGGAAAAAAGTTATAACTGGCGAAGTTGAAAAATCAGTTGATGGTGATTTGATTTCCCGGTGTGCTGAGGCACTTTTAAGAAAAGATCCTTTTCTTTCAGGTTATTTTGATATGGACGATGCCGTTAAAGAAAGGGAGATGATATTTCTTACAAACAGCATTAAAGGTTTTATAGGATATATAAAAGATAAAAAGCTTTGA
- the amrB gene encoding AmmeMemoRadiSam system protein B, producing the protein MKTRKAVFAGSWYPASATECEREIKAFIKESKTGDLTGIKKTGGIVPHAGWYFSGSIACNIIKILSEGISPDVFLIFGMHLHKGSPNYLMKEGAWETPFGDIKIQEEIAEELSKKYSFQIETAQRFTQDNTIELQLPFIKYFFQDVKIVPMGVPPVRKSFDIGKDAASIATGLGLKVMVLGSTDLTHYGVNYGFVSKGTGASALNWVKNENDRKAIDAMLEMNPEKVIEEALFNENACCSGAAATAISTGKELGATKAKLITYQTSYDKNPSDSFVGYAGIIF; encoded by the coding sequence ATGAAAACAAGAAAAGCTGTTTTTGCCGGAAGCTGGTATCCGGCAAGCGCTACAGAATGTGAAAGAGAAATTAAAGCATTTATTAAAGAATCAAAAACCGGAGATTTAACCGGTATAAAAAAAACAGGCGGCATTGTTCCGCATGCAGGCTGGTATTTTTCCGGAAGCATTGCATGCAATATTATTAAAATACTTTCAGAAGGAATCTCTCCGGATGTATTTCTGATTTTTGGTATGCATCTTCATAAGGGCTCTCCGAATTACCTTATGAAAGAGGGCGCATGGGAAACACCTTTCGGTGATATAAAAATCCAGGAGGAAATAGCTGAAGAACTTTCGAAAAAATATTCTTTCCAAATTGAAACCGCTCAAAGATTTACCCAGGATAACACTATAGAGCTTCAGCTTCCGTTTATAAAATACTTCTTTCAAGATGTTAAAATTGTCCCCATGGGAGTTCCTCCTGTAAGAAAATCTTTTGACATAGGAAAAGATGCAGCAAGCATCGCAACTGGCCTTGGTCTTAAAGTTATGGTATTGGGATCAACCGATCTTACGCATTATGGCGTAAACTATGGTTTTGTTTCAAAGGGAACGGGGGCTTCTGCTCTTAATTGGGTGAAAAACGAAAATGACAGAAAAGCAATAGATGCAATGCTTGAGATGAATCCTGAAAAAGTAATTGAAGAAGCATTGTTCAATGAAAATGCCTGTTGTTCCGGAGCTGCGGCAACTGCTATAAGCACAGGAAAAGAGCTTGGCGCAACAAAGGCAAAACTAATCACTTACCAAACAAGCTATGATAAAAATCCTTCAGACAGTTTTGTGGGTTATGCAGGTATAATATTTTAA
- a CDS encoding HEAT repeat domain-containing protein, whose translation MEKEELLRRAEWEEKRYSANCFSLDDPAGLTRWIELLKSGNERERQFALIVTPDILKYPEILDRIFRALNDKNPCVREAAAACLKQFGKEYQRFFKKKYYKKERTPLQKEYTVKQNYLLSKEPVLMELDYNEIGDIIVPHLIKALTDGEPRVRGEAAKALSYYYDDEKATDELIKTLNDQNVWVRLNAAFALGEIRALRATDPLLNLLENNSIDWRIKFVQQESIIAIDQALLIFLSA comes from the coding sequence TTGGAAAAAGAAGAACTCCTCAGGCGGGCTGAATGGGAAGAAAAACGTTACTCCGCAAATTGCTTTTCTTTGGATGATCCTGCAGGTCTTACAAGGTGGATAGAACTGCTGAAATCGGGAAACGAAAGAGAAAGACAATTTGCTCTCATCGTAACACCTGACATACTGAAATATCCTGAAATTCTAGATAGAATTTTCCGAGCCCTCAATGATAAGAATCCTTGCGTAAGAGAAGCAGCCGCTGCCTGCCTAAAACAATTTGGCAAGGAATATCAAAGGTTTTTTAAAAAGAAGTATTATAAAAAGGAAAGAACCCCTTTACAGAAAGAATATACCGTAAAGCAGAACTATCTTCTGAGCAAAGAACCGGTATTGATGGAACTTGATTATAATGAGATAGGGGATATAATTGTACCCCATTTAATAAAGGCATTGACAGACGGGGAACCCAGGGTAAGAGGTGAAGCAGCTAAAGCGCTATCTTATTATTATGATGATGAAAAGGCAACCGATGAGCTTATTAAGACTTTAAACGATCAAAACGTATGGGTAAGGCTTAATGCCGCTTTCGCGCTGGGAGAGATAAGAGCTTTGAGAGCAACCGACCCCTTGCTCAATTTGCTTGAAAATAATAGTATTGATTGGCGAATTAAATTTGTTCAACAAGAGTCTATAATAGCCATTGATCAGGCTCTCCTGATCTTTTTGTCGGCATGA
- a CDS encoding HEAT repeat domain-containing protein yields MFNATPVTLGSQQRETTERPKQAKITKTTHRLGGFDEEASKKVALALIKKSEDPYLRTEIIKAIRQFRTPEGEELLLKATQDSDEKIRKLAVDGLSLNSGGKPGKIGIIETGKEENTKEQYFDIFKKSLKDPSVQVRASSVAALGRSEDDRVVDLLIEATLDSDDTVKTNAITALGQFRNEKILDSLLPFFQSNTLDLRRSAIDAFMSVVKKTYKEMVYVYKINGVRYVDKNTLMVGKVNYVSIRMVHPMAVGKLKDIMGLEALKESLNDPYESVRRYAINSLGKYSDPELLDLYLKALKDPKIVVRTAAITQISEKADERAFETMILLLNDSDAFISCNAVKALGVIGDKRAVDPLIKELKDALDKEEAARNIYFITNTVEALGQLKDKRAVHVLLRAFAERKLQQSVIKAFGLIKDKQTVAVLVKYVSDKEVKGRSDAIKALGEIGDPSIIGILEPLLQDKQLSEKRILTEAIAKIQKDKASEILLRNLLCYDEKTDHAIIFSLGNLKKK; encoded by the coding sequence GTGTTTAATGCAACACCTGTAACACTTGGCAGTCAGCAAAGGGAAACCACAGAAAGGCCAAAACAAGCAAAGATTACAAAAACAACCCATAGATTAGGTGGGTTTGATGAAGAAGCCAGCAAAAAAGTGGCATTAGCATTGATTAAAAAATCGGAAGACCCTTACTTAAGGACTGAAATCATAAAGGCTATCCGCCAATTTCGAACACCGGAAGGCGAAGAGCTACTTCTTAAGGCAACTCAGGACTCTGATGAAAAGATAAGAAAACTTGCTGTCGATGGATTGTCATTGAACTCAGGTGGAAAGCCGGGGAAAATTGGGATTATTGAAACCGGAAAAGAGGAGAATACCAAAGAGCAATACTTCGATATCTTCAAGAAGTCGCTAAAAGATCCATCCGTACAAGTAAGGGCTTCATCTGTTGCAGCACTTGGCAGATCAGAGGATGACAGGGTTGTTGACCTGTTGATAGAGGCCACGCTGGATAGCGATGATACGGTCAAAACAAATGCTATCACAGCTCTTGGCCAATTTAGAAATGAGAAGATACTGGATAGTTTGCTTCCGTTCTTTCAATCAAATACGCTTGACCTTCGCCGGTCGGCAATAGATGCATTTATGTCTGTCGTCAAAAAGACTTATAAAGAGATGGTGTATGTTTATAAGATTAATGGCGTCAGGTACGTAGACAAAAATACACTAATGGTTGGGAAAGTAAACTATGTCAGTATTCGAATGGTACATCCAATGGCAGTGGGAAAACTCAAGGATATTATGGGGCTGGAGGCTCTGAAGGAAAGCCTGAATGATCCTTACGAGTCAGTGAGAAGGTATGCCATTAACTCTCTGGGTAAATACTCTGATCCAGAGTTGCTGGATTTATATCTGAAGGCATTAAAAGATCCGAAAATCGTTGTCCGAACAGCGGCGATTACTCAAATAAGCGAAAAAGCAGACGAGAGAGCCTTTGAAACAATGATTCTTCTTCTGAACGATTCTGATGCTTTTATATCGTGTAATGCAGTCAAAGCGCTGGGGGTTATTGGGGACAAACGAGCTGTTGATCCTTTAATCAAAGAGCTGAAAGATGCATTAGATAAAGAGGAGGCTGCCAGAAACATATACTTTATAACAAACACTGTTGAGGCATTAGGGCAACTTAAAGATAAGAGGGCTGTTCATGTGCTGTTAAGAGCGTTTGCAGAAAGAAAATTACAACAAAGTGTTATCAAGGCTTTCGGCTTGATCAAGGACAAACAGACTGTTGCAGTTTTAGTAAAATACGTTTCCGATAAAGAAGTCAAAGGGCGTAGTGATGCAATAAAAGCTCTTGGGGAAATAGGTGACCCTTCCATCATAGGTATTCTTGAGCCCCTTCTGCAAGACAAACAGCTTTCGGAAAAGCGTATTCTTACTGAAGCTATCGCTAAGATTCAAAAAGATAAAGCATCAGAAATACTTCTAAGAAATCTGCTTTGCTATGATGAAAAAACAGATCACGCAATAATCTTTAGCTTGGGAAACCTGAAAAAAAAATAA
- a CDS encoding CsgG/HfaB family protein yields the protein MRRLLFLVLLLAGVTTAGAAERMAVLDLKPVGVDTNLTLAVSENLRTMIIEGGNYKIVERSQIDKLLEEYRLIQNGLTEDSQAQKIGSLANVDLVLIGSLGKIFDCYTINVRIIKVATGVVVKALKAEIKSPANFPGKIDDLALRIGTPGDSQTTSDSSTINISGSYRTIGYKYVGLLTISKDNDIYLLSWKIDNSQTGYVPQSYKGKGILHSGVLSVYYRNLEDKNDYGVVAYEVLLGGQQLRGLYTNLGTAEEYGKVSFENGVKQN from the coding sequence ATGAGGCGTTTACTCTTTCTTGTATTACTTTTGGCAGGTGTCACTACAGCTGGCGCTGCTGAGCGTATGGCGGTACTTGATCTTAAACCGGTCGGAGTTGATACAAATCTGACGTTGGCGGTTTCAGAAAATCTCAGAACCATGATAATTGAAGGTGGTAACTATAAGATTGTAGAACGTTCGCAGATCGATAAACTTCTGGAAGAATACCGGCTGATACAAAACGGCCTGACAGAAGATAGCCAGGCTCAAAAAATCGGCTCACTTGCAAATGTCGATCTGGTTCTTATCGGTAGTCTGGGCAAAATCTTTGATTGTTACACTATAAATGTCCGGATCATAAAGGTGGCAACCGGTGTAGTAGTTAAGGCACTTAAGGCTGAAATCAAATCGCCTGCCAATTTTCCTGGTAAAATAGATGATCTTGCCCTTCGCATCGGTACCCCCGGCGATTCCCAAACAACGTCAGATTCAAGCACAATTAATATCAGCGGATCATATCGAACCATTGGGTATAAATATGTTGGTCTGTTGACCATAAGCAAAGACAATGACATCTACCTGTTGTCCTGGAAGATAGATAACTCCCAGACAGGATATGTTCCTCAGTCATACAAAGGCAAGGGAATCCTTCATAGCGGAGTCTTAAGCGTCTATTACCGGAATTTAGAAGATAAGAATGACTATGGTGTTGTCGCTTATGAAGTTCTTCTGGGTGGGCAGCAACTACGAGGGCTCTACACTAATCTGGGCACTGCGGAAGAATACGGCAAGGTTAGTTTTGAAAATGGCGTAAAGCAGAACTGA